In a single window of the Helicobacter felis ATCC 49179 genome:
- a CDS encoding mechanosensitive ion channel family protein has product MKFLRALFLCLVCVCTLARAEDDPDVVDLYLLLKQINQLNQVIARYEKDPTKRSEIPLYSDQKNDLIHAFALRLLNSQEQIGINIKTNLEQQYKLKKTLLKNSHTNDIYAYIHSTLELKILEADQQMYDFLKKLRTTLDFFSQEKDINALSMATLLKFEEASSRSYAIPTNLDSIKTQQLQELLSDYKLKLRTYVEVLHYIQKNPRQVLAKNILFNIDMQWILERVAAVINKFFPSSHGLQSAKILLSLVLLLFLLTLRKLITTLFIRFLDLFVRFSRKNEQVQQRIRNSIITPISTFLLIYSFDISIDILHYPHPAPIKFNMYLGVIYISLLGWLGIALFKAYGAALLATLASKKNGFRREVVNLILKVAYFFIVTITILAMLKQLGFNISAIIASLGIGGLAVALAVKDLLANFFASVILLLDNSFGQGDWIVCGDVEGTVVEMGLRRTTVRGFDNALLFVPNSELAGKSIRNWNRRKVGRRIKMNIGLTYSSTREQLSQCVLAIRTMLEEHPHIAKISDLDASAKQELNAQHDYMMDREHIVSIDDLMGYKSNLFVFVDNFGDSSINILVYCFSKSVVWGEWLAIKEDVMLKIMKIVEELGLSFAFPSQSLYLESVPQNLQSSLKDLKDLNG; this is encoded by the coding sequence ATGAAATTCCTACGCGCCCTTTTCCTCTGCCTTGTGTGTGTATGCACGCTAGCGCGCGCAGAAGACGACCCGGATGTTGTCGATCTCTATTTGCTTTTAAAACAGATTAACCAGCTCAATCAGGTGATCGCCCGTTACGAGAAAGATCCCACAAAACGCTCTGAAATCCCTCTTTATAGCGATCAAAAAAACGATCTCATCCACGCCTTTGCGCTCCGCCTGCTCAATAGTCAGGAACAAATCGGTATTAACATTAAAACGAATTTAGAGCAACAATATAAACTTAAAAAAACCTTGCTCAAAAATAGCCACACCAATGATATTTATGCGTATATCCATAGCACTCTCGAGCTCAAAATCCTAGAAGCCGATCAGCAGATGTATGATTTCTTAAAAAAATTGCGCACCACTCTTGACTTTTTCAGTCAAGAAAAAGATATTAACGCGCTCAGCATGGCCACTTTACTTAAATTTGAAGAGGCCTCTTCAAGAAGTTATGCCATCCCGACCAATCTCGACTCGATTAAGACACAACAACTTCAGGAACTTCTGAGTGATTATAAACTTAAGCTTAGAACTTATGTAGAAGTGTTGCACTACATTCAGAAAAATCCCCGTCAGGTGCTCGCTAAGAATATCCTTTTTAATATTGACATGCAGTGGATCTTAGAGCGCGTAGCTGCAGTCATCAATAAATTTTTTCCCTCTTCGCACGGGTTGCAGAGCGCTAAGATTTTACTCTCTCTTGTCCTGCTTTTATTCTTGCTCACACTAAGAAAGCTCATCACCACGCTTTTTATCCGCTTTTTGGATCTCTTTGTGCGCTTTAGCCGCAAAAATGAACAAGTGCAGCAAAGAATCCGCAATAGCATTATCACTCCCATTTCTACTTTTTTGCTTATCTATAGCTTTGACATTTCCATAGATATTTTGCATTATCCCCACCCAGCTCCCATTAAGTTCAATATGTACTTGGGCGTGATCTATATTTCTCTCTTGGGTTGGTTGGGGATCGCGCTTTTTAAAGCTTATGGCGCGGCCCTCTTGGCTACTTTAGCTTCTAAAAAGAATGGCTTTAGACGAGAAGTGGTGAATCTCATTTTAAAAGTGGCTTATTTTTTCATTGTTACCATTACGATTCTAGCCATGCTCAAACAGCTAGGCTTTAATATTTCAGCCATCATTGCCTCTTTGGGTATCGGTGGTTTGGCAGTCGCTTTAGCGGTTAAGGATTTGCTGGCCAACTTCTTTGCCTCAGTAATCCTGCTCTTGGACAATTCTTTTGGGCAAGGGGATTGGATTGTGTGCGGGGATGTGGAGGGCACGGTAGTGGAAATGGGTCTTAGACGCACCACGGTGAGGGGTTTTGACAACGCACTGTTATTTGTGCCTAACTCAGAGTTAGCCGGCAAGTCTATCCGTAACTGGAATCGCCGTAAAGTGGGGCGCAGAATTAAAATGAATATTGGCCTCACTTATAGTTCCACCAGAGAGCAACTTAGCCAGTGTGTGTTGGCGATCCGCACGATGCTAGAAGAGCACCCCCATATTGCTAAAATCTCTGATTTGGACGCCTCTGCCAAGCAAGAGTTAAACGCCCAGCACGATTACATGATGGATCGCGAACACATTGTTTCTATCGATGATTTAATGGGGTATAAATCTAACCTTTTTGTGTTTGTAGACAATTTTGGAGATAGCTCGATCAATATTTTAGTTTATTGCTTTTCTAAAAGTGTTGTGTGGGGAGAATGGTTGGCCATTAAGGAAGATGTGATGCTAAAAATTATGAAAATTGTCGAGGAATTAGGTCTAAGCTTTGCTTTCCCTTCTCAAAGTCTCTACTTGGAGAGTGTGCCACAAAACCTGCAATCATCGCTTAAAGATTTAAAGGATTTAAATGGTTAA
- the murD gene encoding UDP-N-acetylmuramoyl-L-alanine--D-glutamate ligase translates to MISLLGHGRTNRALASYLHQRTFPYRIYDDAILTPQSDLHGQPLLPSAHFDPQTSCLEIVSPGFPPTHPLVLASKHLMSEYDYVASLVSVPTTCFVSGTNGKTTTTEMLGLLCAPFGGMVGGNIGVPLIELPQAPLWILETSSFSLHYTERYAPNFYALLPLAQDHVGWHGNYEAYVEAKLKPLRLMDKKSPVFLEATLRDHILVREAKDLDLIFYENSNHLAENMGLDRSRVRFKEPFLLDALLALSVAKLMTGQADYDRLNSYTLKPHRLEEIVDSQGRTWINDSKATNVDATLKALACFADRFVHLIVGGDTKGVDLTPLFEILASMQTRIYTIGTSAQTMVEMAHRYKVDALLCGDLERAVDAIKTSLKKDQIALLSPSAASLDQFSSYQERGELFKTCVLAP, encoded by the coding sequence ATGATCTCTCTGCTTGGACATGGGCGCACGAATCGAGCTCTTGCTAGCTATTTGCACCAGCGCACCTTTCCCTACCGCATTTATGACGATGCTATCTTGACACCTCAAAGCGATTTACATGGCCAACCTCTCCTCCCCTCAGCGCATTTTGATCCTCAAACCTCTTGCCTAGAGATTGTCAGCCCCGGATTTCCTCCTACACACCCCTTAGTTTTGGCCAGCAAACATCTTATGAGTGAATACGACTATGTCGCTTCTCTTGTGTCTGTGCCCACGACTTGTTTTGTGAGTGGAACTAATGGAAAAACCACTACTACAGAAATGCTAGGTCTGCTTTGCGCGCCCTTTGGGGGGATGGTGGGGGGCAATATCGGCGTGCCCCTCATTGAGTTGCCTCAAGCTCCTTTATGGATTTTAGAAACCAGCTCCTTTAGCCTGCACTATACGGAACGCTACGCGCCCAATTTTTACGCCCTGCTCCCTCTAGCCCAAGATCATGTAGGCTGGCATGGGAATTATGAGGCGTATGTAGAGGCGAAATTAAAACCCCTGCGCCTCATGGATAAAAAAAGTCCTGTATTTTTGGAAGCAACCCTTAGAGATCATATTTTAGTGCGCGAGGCTAAGGATTTAGACCTAATTTTTTATGAAAATTCAAACCACCTAGCTGAAAACATGGGTTTAGATAGATCGCGTGTGCGCTTTAAAGAACCTTTTTTGCTTGATGCGCTTTTAGCCTTGAGCGTGGCTAAACTGATGACAGGACAGGCAGATTACGATCGCCTCAATAGCTACACGCTGAAACCCCATCGCTTAGAAGAAATTGTCGATTCGCAAGGGCGCACATGGATTAATGACAGCAAGGCGACCAATGTGGACGCCACACTTAAAGCGTTGGCATGTTTTGCTGATCGCTTTGTGCATTTGATTGTAGGAGGGGATACTAAGGGCGTGGACCTAACTCCGCTTTTTGAAATTCTAGCTAGTATGCAGACACGCATTTATACCATTGGAACTAGCGCGCAAACGATGGTAGAAATGGCTCATCGCTACAAAGTAGATGCGTTGTTATGTGGAGATTTAGAGCGCGCTGTGGATGCCATCAAAACTTCTTTAAAAAAAGATCAAATCGCGCTCCTCTCTCCTAGTGCGGCTAGTCTGGATCAGTTTAGCTCTTATCAAGAACGGGGCGAACTTTTTAAAACATGTGTGTTAGCCCCATGA
- a CDS encoding methyl-accepting chemotaxis protein — protein sequence MVKLKLGVKSVMMMSVILLFSFVVLGAYFVHEVTKILMHNANISVAAQASNKVINITLDLNAVSISLLNYTTYFSGYGFAFLKDAPEKTLQDNIKKLVRHKKFVDEAWLVFVHDQQPYVSYEVFEETDGSVKLYKNTPLILQSPLLKQVIQTRKPSRSSTDSTLLLDNKQHFGYTMAMPIFDASQKLVAVAGIFLSMEVLQDIYFPTASNENGFLLGKGNRIFAINRDHNLQGKNFHDVMKSEEVKAIEEFREKASANSQKLTSFYSDVLHSEAILAMHTFHPLDVIPQMHNWMVGAVISKSDLYQYVAHMRTGIIFILIIIYVFTIIAVFFYMHKIVGRVNCVSKTLQSFFKLLNHENVEVVIVEPQGNDELADMLHLINKNISNIQETFTHDNAVMQDMTSVAAAVERGDITQRVYTQAKTPNLSELIQTTNAMIAFLEQRVGTDLNTILQVVRAYQNLDFTSKIKKPKGDFEIATNQLGSEIVAMLRTSLNFANILNTKCQVLKSSMDELVAQSIQQSKEIKQTTQGIETITQNITAVSNKSDGMIAQSHEIKNVVEMISDIADQTNLLALNASIEAARAGEHGRGFAVVADEVRKLAERTQKSLGEIESNINVLVQSIADNSTAIKEQADAVLDINQVIAQFDANLSHNVSIANKCLDISKDIEAVATDILDDTNKKKF from the coding sequence ATGGTTAAGTTGAAGCTTGGAGTCAAGAGTGTCATGATGATGTCTGTGATTCTGCTTTTCTCTTTTGTTGTATTGGGAGCTTATTTTGTCCATGAGGTTACGAAAATATTAATGCACAATGCCAATATTTCAGTCGCCGCACAAGCCTCCAACAAAGTCATAAACATCACCCTAGATCTCAATGCCGTATCAATCTCTTTGCTCAATTATACAACCTATTTTTCTGGTTATGGATTTGCGTTTTTAAAAGATGCCCCAGAGAAGACCTTACAAGATAATATCAAAAAATTAGTCCGTCATAAAAAATTTGTCGATGAAGCGTGGCTAGTTTTTGTGCATGACCAACAACCCTATGTTAGCTACGAGGTCTTTGAAGAAACTGACGGAAGTGTGAAGCTCTACAAGAACACTCCTCTTATCTTGCAATCTCCTCTACTTAAACAAGTTATCCAAACTCGTAAGCCTAGTCGTAGTTCCACCGATTCAACCCTTCTGCTTGATAACAAACAACATTTTGGCTACACTATGGCCATGCCTATTTTTGATGCATCGCAAAAACTTGTCGCTGTAGCTGGCATATTTTTGAGCATGGAAGTCTTGCAAGATATCTATTTTCCTACAGCAAGCAATGAAAATGGATTTTTATTAGGAAAGGGTAATCGCATCTTTGCGATCAATCGCGATCACAATCTTCAGGGCAAGAATTTTCACGATGTTATGAAAAGCGAAGAAGTAAAAGCTATCGAAGAGTTTAGAGAAAAAGCCTCTGCAAACAGCCAAAAACTCACAAGTTTTTATTCTGATGTGTTGCACTCAGAGGCAATTTTGGCCATGCACACTTTCCACCCCCTAGATGTCATTCCTCAAATGCACAACTGGATGGTTGGTGCGGTCATTTCTAAGAGCGATCTTTATCAATACGTAGCGCATATGCGGACAGGCATTATATTTATCTTGATCATTATTTATGTCTTCACGATAATCGCTGTCTTTTTCTATATGCACAAAATTGTGGGCCGTGTTAACTGCGTTTCTAAAACACTGCAAAGTTTCTTTAAACTTCTTAATCATGAAAATGTCGAGGTTGTGATTGTTGAACCACAGGGTAATGATGAACTTGCAGACATGTTGCACCTAATCAACAAAAACATCAGCAATATTCAAGAGACATTCACTCATGACAACGCTGTCATGCAAGATATGACCTCTGTGGCAGCTGCAGTGGAACGGGGCGATATCACCCAACGCGTGTACACGCAAGCCAAGACTCCCAATCTCTCTGAGTTAATACAAACTACCAACGCCATGATTGCCTTTTTGGAACAGCGGGTGGGCACGGACTTAAATACGATTTTACAAGTGGTGCGCGCCTATCAGAACTTAGATTTTACTTCCAAAATCAAAAAACCCAAAGGCGATTTTGAAATAGCGACTAACCAACTAGGTAGCGAAATCGTGGCAATGTTGCGCACCTCTTTGAATTTTGCCAATATTCTGAATACAAAATGTCAGGTTTTAAAATCTAGTATGGACGAACTTGTCGCCCAATCCATCCAACAATCCAAGGAGATTAAACAAACTACACAGGGTATCGAAACAATCACCCAAAACATCACTGCTGTGAGCAATAAGAGCGATGGCATGATTGCCCAAAGCCACGAGATTAAAAATGTCGTAGAGATGATTTCAGACATCGCTGATCAAACCAATTTATTAGCTCTAAATGCTTCTATTGAAGCTGCTAGAGCAGGAGAGCATGGACGCGGTTTTGCTGTGGTGGCTGATGAAGTGCGCAAACTTGCTGAGAGAACACAAAAATCTTTAGGTGAGATTGAGAGCAATATTAATGTGCTGGTGCAAAGCATCGCGGACAATTCAACAGCGATCAAAGAACAGGCCGATGCGGTGTTAGATATTAATCAGGTCATTGCGCAATTTGATGCCAACTTGAGCCACAATGTCAGTATCGCCAATAAATGTTTGGATATTAGCAAAGATATTGAGGCGGTCGCTACGGATATTTTAGATGACACTAATAAAAAGAAATTTTAA
- a CDS encoding methyl-accepting chemotaxis protein, giving the protein MFKNMKLGTKIVLVISLILLLMYGVLATVLLINATSMLRDNAEKILKEQTTIKANAVIRALHNISRAITNFASYMVSNPKILLEDAKMQAMLTSLIETNDRGHIREALLVILDSQSKPQQSLGVLKTKDNRIEIFHNNPSILDAIAMRRALETRESARSSTVPMSALNGEKIFGNIVALPIMYNGQMIAIVGVLIDFGRIQDQYFPEGDLNGFLIGRRDTILAIHTNHSIQGRKFLEVMSGADSQQIIDFRKNAKPGETRIVEWYSENLKANTIATLYAFRPFSRILPRVDFNWVVASAIDKKKVFADLYVMRKIIIFGGILTIICIILALYFFLHNQVLKRLQEMGNVLESFFKFLRHEADDIRFYKVRYNDEIGKMFKGIIENVSHIQTTFATDNKMVGQATLSATSVEKGLIVADHLQCEQGATPQICELITTLHTMITSLEKKVGSDLGKILSVVHAYQNLDFTSNIDNAKGDVELAINQLGTEITKMLHVSLGFANALSEKAIGLKTSMDKLAQNSEQQSQEIKNTTESIETITQRISDVSAKSDSMIAQSQEIKSVVEMIRDIADQTNLLALNAAIEAARAGEHGRGFAVVADEVRKLAERTQKSLGEIESNINVLVQSIADNSTAIKEQADAVLDINQVIVRFDGNLSHNIEIANECLSISRDVQRIATDILEDTNKKKF; this is encoded by the coding sequence ATGTTCAAAAACATGAAATTGGGCACGAAGATTGTTTTGGTGATCTCTTTGATCTTACTCCTCATGTATGGAGTTTTAGCCACCGTCTTATTGATAAACGCCACTTCCATGCTCAGAGACAATGCGGAAAAGATCTTAAAAGAGCAGACCACCATTAAAGCCAACGCTGTTATCCGTGCATTGCACAATATTAGCCGTGCCATTACCAATTTTGCAAGCTACATGGTATCTAACCCTAAAATTTTGTTAGAAGATGCCAAAATGCAGGCCATGCTCACTAGCCTCATTGAAACCAATGACAGAGGGCATATCCGCGAGGCCCTCTTGGTTATTTTAGATTCCCAGTCCAAACCACAACAAAGTCTAGGCGTTTTAAAGACAAAAGACAATCGCATTGAAATTTTCCACAATAACCCTAGTATTCTCGATGCCATTGCAATGCGTAGGGCGTTAGAGACTAGAGAGAGTGCTAGAAGTTCCACAGTGCCCATGAGCGCTTTAAATGGAGAAAAAATTTTTGGCAATATTGTCGCTCTGCCCATCATGTATAATGGACAAATGATTGCTATTGTAGGAGTGCTGATCGATTTTGGGCGTATCCAAGATCAATATTTTCCCGAAGGTGATTTAAACGGCTTTTTGATCGGACGGCGCGATACAATCTTGGCTATCCACACCAATCATTCCATACAAGGCCGCAAATTTTTGGAGGTGATGTCGGGTGCGGACTCCCAACAAATTATTGATTTTCGCAAAAATGCCAAACCCGGAGAGACAAGAATTGTTGAATGGTATTCAGAAAATCTTAAAGCCAATACCATCGCGACTCTCTATGCTTTTAGACCCTTTTCGCGAATTTTGCCCCGTGTTGATTTTAATTGGGTGGTTGCATCTGCCATAGATAAAAAGAAAGTGTTTGCCGATCTGTATGTGATGCGTAAAATTATTATCTTTGGGGGGATTTTGACCATCATTTGTATTATTTTGGCCCTCTATTTCTTCTTGCACAATCAAGTGTTAAAGCGTCTCCAAGAGATGGGAAATGTTTTAGAGTCCTTTTTTAAATTTTTACGCCATGAAGCAGATGATATTCGGTTTTATAAGGTGCGCTACAATGATGAAATTGGGAAAATGTTTAAAGGCATTATTGAGAATGTCAGCCACATCCAAACCACCTTTGCTACAGACAATAAAATGGTAGGACAAGCCACTTTAAGTGCTACCAGTGTTGAAAAAGGTTTGATTGTGGCTGATCATCTGCAATGCGAACAAGGAGCTACCCCTCAGATTTGCGAGCTCATCACAACTTTGCACACTATGATTACCAGTTTAGAGAAAAAAGTTGGATCGGATTTAGGAAAAATTTTAAGTGTGGTCCATGCTTATCAAAATTTGGATTTTACGAGCAATATTGATAATGCAAAAGGAGATGTAGAATTAGCTATCAATCAATTAGGCACAGAGATTACAAAAATGCTCCATGTGTCTTTAGGTTTTGCCAACGCCTTGAGTGAGAAAGCCATAGGGCTGAAAACAAGCATGGACAAACTGGCACAAAACTCAGAACAACAAAGCCAAGAGATTAAAAACACCACAGAGAGCATTGAAACCATCACCCAACGCATTAGCGATGTGAGCGCTAAGAGCGATAGCATGATTGCCCAAAGCCAAGAGATTAAAAGTGTGGTCGAGATGATCAGAGACATTGCCGATCAAACAAACTTGCTCGCACTCAATGCGGCTATTGAAGCTGCTAGAGCAGGAGAGCATGGACGCGGTTTTGCTGTGGTGGCTGATGAAGTCAGAAAACTTGCCGAGAGAACACAAAAATCTCTAGGAGAGATTGAGAGCAATATTAATGTGTTAGTGCAAAGCATCGCAGACAATTCAACAGCAATCAAAGAACAAGCCGATGCGGTGTTAGATATTAATCAGGTCATTGTCCGATTTGATGGAAACTTAAGCCATAATATCGAGATCGCCAATGAATGTTTGAGTATTAGCAGGGATGTCCAGCGCATTGCTACAGATATTTTGGAGGATACAAACAAGAAGAAGTTTTAG
- a CDS encoding methyl-accepting chemotaxis protein: protein MLILFCTLLVTFGGLNFYLLAIMNASYRDNSEQILKEQAKSKAAKVIMVLHAVGRTLHNFSAYLSANTWELGETDEMRAMLAKIVESNADIYIRQAFLILLDSNQPRRSLEVVKTADGKFFQAQNSQSILHCPVVDKLLQQQKNTRDLVKSTTLIDGSKAFGTTIVVPIKSREKTIALVGVFVDFSYLQQQIFPMGDQNGFMVGSDDSILAIHRDHTLQGKQFTEVMKDRASQSVLDFRRNSRPGDVGIAEWHSPVLDRDIIATLYSFTPFDRVLDDKSHNWVISAVFSKDKAFEELNEIRHVIIIGCLITFSIAMSVLYFYMRIQVVQRLNNMLKILMDFFSFLRHEKTNIQLEKSLYRDELGMMRNTICDNISKIQTTFATDNKMVGQATLSATSVEKGLIVADHLQCEQGATPQICELITTLHTMIASLEKKVGSDLGKILSVVHAYQDLDFTRNIENAQGDVELAINQLGTEITKMLHVSLGFANALSEKAVELKTSMDKLAQNSAQQSQEIKNTTESIETITQRISDVSAKSDSMIAQSQEIKSVVEMIRDIADQTNLLALNAAIEAARAGEHGRGFAVVADEVRKLAERTQKSLGEIESNINVLVQSIADNSTAIKEQADAVLDINQVIVRFDGNLSHNIEIANECLSISKDVQRIATDILEDTNKKKF from the coding sequence ATGTTGATTCTCTTTTGCACCCTTTTGGTTACTTTTGGAGGGCTGAATTTTTACCTCTTGGCCATTATGAACGCAAGTTATCGAGATAACTCAGAACAGATTCTCAAGGAGCAGGCAAAATCGAAAGCTGCAAAGGTGATTATGGTTTTGCACGCTGTAGGACGCACTCTGCACAATTTTAGTGCCTATTTGAGCGCAAACACATGGGAACTTGGCGAAACTGATGAAATGCGCGCGATGTTAGCCAAGATTGTAGAGTCTAATGCAGACATTTATATCCGCCAGGCATTTTTAATTCTGCTGGATAGCAACCAGCCTAGACGGAGTTTAGAGGTTGTCAAAACTGCAGATGGAAAGTTTTTCCAAGCGCAAAATAGCCAAAGCATATTGCATTGCCCTGTGGTGGATAAACTATTGCAACAACAAAAAAATACCCGAGACCTTGTCAAATCGACCACTCTCATAGATGGGAGTAAGGCTTTTGGCACTACAATAGTCGTGCCTATTAAATCTCGTGAAAAAACTATCGCGCTCGTTGGTGTTTTTGTAGATTTTAGCTACCTGCAACAGCAAATATTCCCTATGGGCGATCAAAATGGCTTTATGGTGGGCAGTGATGATAGTATTTTAGCCATCCACCGCGATCACACTCTTCAAGGCAAGCAATTTACAGAGGTGATGAAAGATCGGGCTTCTCAGAGTGTGTTAGATTTTAGAAGAAATTCGCGTCCGGGTGATGTGGGCATTGCAGAATGGCATTCTCCTGTGCTAGATCGCGATATTATCGCTACACTATATAGTTTCACACCCTTTGATCGCGTTTTAGATGATAAATCGCATAATTGGGTTATATCTGCTGTTTTTAGCAAAGACAAGGCTTTTGAGGAACTCAATGAAATCCGCCATGTGATTATTATTGGGTGCTTGATCACATTTTCAATCGCAATGAGTGTTCTTTACTTTTATATGCGCATTCAAGTTGTGCAAAGATTAAATAATATGCTGAAAATACTTATGGATTTTTTCAGTTTTTTAAGGCATGAAAAAACTAATATACAATTAGAGAAATCTCTATATCGTGATGAATTAGGCATGATGCGCAACACTATTTGTGATAATATTTCTAAAATCCAAACCACCTTTGCTACAGACAATAAAATGGTAGGACAAGCCACTTTAAGTGCTACCAGTGTTGAAAAAGGTTTGATTGTGGCTGATCATCTGCAATGCGAACAAGGAGCTACCCCTCAGATTTGCGAACTCATCACAACTTTGCACACCATGATTGCCAGTTTAGAGAAAAAAGTTGGATCGGATTTAGGAAAAATTTTAAGTGTGGTCCATGCCTATCAAGATTTAGACTTCACAAGAAATATTGAAAATGCGCAAGGAGATGTCGAATTAGCTATTAACCAATTAGGCACAGAGATTACAAAAATGCTCCATGTCTCTTTAGGTTTTGCTAATGCCTTGAGCGAAAAAGCTGTAGAGCTTAAAACAAGTATGGACAAGCTGGCGCAAAACTCAGCACAACAAAGCCAAGAGATTAAAAACACTACAGAGAGCATTGAAACCATCACCCAACGCATTAGCGATGTGAGCGCTAAGAGCGATAGCATGATTGCCCAAAGCCAAGAGATTAAAAGTGTGGTCGAGATGATCAGAGACATTGCCGATCAAACAAACTTGCTCGCGCTCAATGCGGCTATTGAAGCTGCTAGAGCAGGAGAGCATGGACGCGGTTTTGCTGTGGTGGCTGATGAAGTGAGAAAACTTGCCGAGAGAACGCAAAAATCTTTAGGTGAGATTGAGAGCAATATTAATGTGTTAGTGCAAAGCATTGCAGACAATTCAACAGCAATCAAAGAACAAGCCGATGCGGTGTTAGATATTAATCAGGTCATTGTCCGATTTGATGGAAACTTAAGCCATAATATCGAGATCGCCAATGAATGTTTGAGTATTAGCAAGGATGTCCAGCGCATTGCTACAGATATTTTGGAGGATACAAACAAGAAGAAGTTTTAG